In Spirosoma pollinicola, the genomic window TCAACGCTGCAACAAGACGGTATCAAGAAATTCAGGTGGAACGCCAAGAAGGTAATGGACGTGGCTCAGAAACTCTTTGAGGGCGGTCATATCACCTACATGCGTACTGATAGCCCAAACCTGAGCGAAGAGGCTGTAGAGGCCATAAAAGCGCACGTAGAACCCAATATTGGGTCTGAGTATTTTCAGGCCCGTCGGTTCAAATCCAAAGAGTCCGCTCAGGAAGCACACGAAGCGATTCGCCCGACCCATTTCGAAAATCCGTCAGTCGGTGACGACGACGATCAGCAGAAGTTATACCGGTTGATTTATACCCGCGCACTAGCCAGCCAGATGACCCCAGCCCGGTATCAGCAAACCACCGTTACCATTGCCGAACGCGATCCTTCTGACATCTACCAGGCGAAAGCCAGTGTCCTGGAGTTCGATGGCTTTTTACGGGTCTATCAGGAAAGTGAAGAGGAAGAGGGTGAAAAAGAAGAAACCCTGACGACGGCAATTAAAAAAGGAGAATCGCTAAGTCATGAACTGCTCCGGGTAAAACAAATTTATGCGATGCCTCCCCGGCGGTACGACGAAGCGACGCTCGTCAAGGATCTGGAGAATCAGGGTATCGGCAGGCCCAGCACGTACGCCAGTATCCTGACTAATATTACCAACCGTCAGTACGTTGAAACCGCTACGGTCCCCGGTCGAAAGGTGCAAGCCTTGGTACTGACCTGGCAAGCGGCCCAGGGCCTGCGTCAAAGCAGCGAGTCTGTCTCACTGGGTGGAGATAAAGCCAAGCTGGTACCAACCTCCATCGGTAATTCGATCACAGAATTTCTGGAAAAGCATTTCGACACGATGGTTGATTATAAATTTACCGCGAATGTCGAGGAGCAATTAGACGAGATCGTGGCGGGTAAACGTAAGTTTCTGGATGTTGTTGGTTCGTTCGATACCAGCCACCGTCAGCAAATAGATAAGGCCGATCAGACCGCAGTGGATGCGGCACCCCGAGAAGGAGCCAGCCGGTTAGTAGGTGAGCTGGATGCAAAACCGATCCGCTCAGGTAAATCCAAATTCGGTACCTACATTTCATACGATGGTCAATTCTATAACCTACAGCACGTAGAACCTGATCAGGTGACAGTTGACCATCTCCACCAGGCAATGGCCCAGAAGCAGGTCGCGAAAGCCCTTAACGAAGCCGGATTTATCGCTAAGGTGGGAAAGAAGTACGAAGTTCGGAAAGGTCAGTTTGGTATTTATGTTACGGATGGAACGACAAAAGCGACCGTACGGAATAGAACCGAAGAGGAAGCCGCTAAGTTAACCGCTGATGAGTGTAAAGAGATTATAAAGGGTTACATCGCCTGGACAAAATCAAAGAAAGCTAAATCGTAAATGAGGTCAGTGTATCTCTATACTAGAGACAGGAACTAATTAATTCCTGTTTTTTTATGTCAGGGATAGAAACGTACTTAAATTACATAATATAACACTTGACTATTTAAGTACATTTTTATAGGTTTACATCGTAATCAAAGAGAAAAAGTATGAGAACGATTGTAAACGCGCAGGAACTAGCCACGTTAGTTGAAGCGTCGCATCACTTCTTTACCTCAGTTGGGGGGATAACCCTGCCAACCAGTCGGGAGGTAGTGCAGCAGGCGCTGCGGGAACCGCCTAAGCAGTGCGTTATTGGTCACGAGGCCGGGATTTTATTCATTTATAACTGGGTAAGTGATGGAAATAGCAATTAGTGTAAAATCGACTGGGCATACGTTCGCCTTTGAATCGCCAATCAATTATGAACACAGTTCAGGCTTCACAAGCCAGATCAGCGAAAATGCCAAATCGGAAATGGAGTTGTTTGCCATCAACGGAGCAATCTACGACGCCGGAAAGGGAGTTATTGAATGGGTCTATAACATCGGAACAAAACAGGAAGATGTCGAACATATTGGCATCTGGTGGGAAAATCGGAAATTGACCGATTATGATGGTGTTTTCGCTCTCCCAGTGCAGGCCATCATTTTGCTGGAGCAGGCAGGCATCAAGGTAGGGGAGAATTACCGACCCGAATCAGACCCAGCAGCGGGCGAAAAAAGGCTATTTATTCTTGACTAAGTGTCTGTATTATAGAGCATTATACTTGTTTTATAAAGTACATTTTGTTATCTTTCTTCTGTAATCAAAGAAGAAAGCCATGAATCAGTCTCAGAATCCAACCCTGTCTGGTACGGTGTACCTCATCCACCTCAGCGAAAAAATGCACCACTCGCAGCACTACATTGGGTGGGCAGCGAACGTCGAAGGGCGGATGCATCACCACCGGCACAACCGGGGAAGCCGGTTTTTAGCGGCAGCCAACGAACGGGGTATTCGCTACGAAATTGTTCGCCAGTGGCCAGGGGACAAGCACCTGGAACGACAGTTGAAGAATCGCAAAAAAGCCCGGTTGCTTTGCCCGATTTGTAACAAAGTACACTGATCTTACACCTGAGCCGGGCATTGGTCCCGGCTCTTAATCCTTTCTTACAATGCCACAATTAACCGATAAACCTTGCGAAAATTGCGGACGTATGCTCAAAGCGATTAATCCGGAAAAGGGAGCGAACTATTTTTATCTTTGAGCCTGTAACCGACCTGTTCAAACTGACCTTGGGATTGTTAATCTGGGCTCAGAAGAGCACGATCTGATTTTAGCCAGCGGCAGCTGGAACCTCAACGATCTGTTAACGCCCCAACCCAATATTTGGCTTTATTGACTTGACTATTAGCGGAATTGCATGTCTTGGACTACGTTAGTTTTAGCGACTTCTACTAATGTGGTTCCCCTAACCCTTTAAATAACAGTATAATGAAGCGCTATTTGAATCACGTCATTGGACTATTAGCCCTCATCTTTATCTGCCAGGCATTGTCCAGCCGCCCTACCGGAAATTTCCAGGATGATACTAATATAGCCATTACCCAACAGCTTACTAAAAAGGCCGCATTGCTGAAATTTAACAGGAATTACTTCATGGTTAAGTCGGTTGCATTTCTGACCGAATCGAATAGGCAGATTGCTGGCCAGCAGCAGAAGGGGTTGACCTTCTGCTGCAGTTATGAAACCGTTAAATCTAATGCACTTTACAAAGCAGGAGATTCGATGACGGGTAAAGATAAAGCTCTCTTTGTCACAGATAATCATGATCATTGGCATCTACATCGGATTACTGTGAAATAGGGGCTTGCGCTCAGGCGATCCAGTTTGATTACAGAGTCGGAGAACTACGGTTGATTAACTGT contains:
- the topA gene encoding type I DNA topoisomerase; amino-acid sequence: MKLLIVESPNKIKKLKSLLGSEYEVAASVGHIRDLPTKELGINRQAGYKMDYQVYDEKQDVVKRLQYLVNQIGRENVLLATDPDREGEAIAYHLSQVLNIPLQQAQRVTFQEITQKALQAALQAVRGLDLKLIAAQEARRAIDRLVGYEVSPMLWKKIGGKLSAGRVQSVALRLVVERERTIQEFAEKFTYRGSGEFRTAAGEIIKATRQQLFIDESAARSYLRSAGTKAFTVTDVQTKPTEKTPPAPFTTSTLQQDGIKKFRWNAKKVMDVAQKLFEGGHITYMRTDSPNLSEEAVEAIKAHVEPNIGSEYFQARRFKSKESAQEAHEAIRPTHFENPSVGDDDDQQKLYRLIYTRALASQMTPARYQQTTVTIAERDPSDIYQAKASVLEFDGFLRVYQESEEEEGEKEETLTTAIKKGESLSHELLRVKQIYAMPPRRYDEATLVKDLENQGIGRPSTYASILTNITNRQYVETATVPGRKVQALVLTWQAAQGLRQSSESVSLGGDKAKLVPTSIGNSITEFLEKHFDTMVDYKFTANVEEQLDEIVAGKRKFLDVVGSFDTSHRQQIDKADQTAVDAAPREGASRLVGELDAKPIRSGKSKFGTYISYDGQFYNLQHVEPDQVTVDHLHQAMAQKQVAKALNEAGFIAKVGKKYEVRKGQFGIYVTDGTTKATVRNRTEEEAAKLTADECKEIIKGYIAWTKSKKAKS
- a CDS encoding endonuclease — translated: MNQSQNPTLSGTVYLIHLSEKMHHSQHYIGWAANVEGRMHHHRHNRGSRFLAAANERGIRYEIVRQWPGDKHLERQLKNRKKARLLCPICNKVH